The Natronosporangium hydrolyticum nucleotide sequence TCCGCGACGCGGCCCGCTGGGGACGGTCGTCACTACCCGCTCCCGGACAAACTCCACCACAGTGGCGGGTTGTGTGAGCAGACCCTCGCCGCACCGGTGGATCGCCGGAGGGCCCCCGCCGTGACCGCGAACAGCCTCCCGATGGGTCTCGAGCTCTGACTCCGCGGAGTCACCCTTCATCGCGACGACCACACCGCCGACCGCCGTGAGCGGTAGGCACCAGGCTGCGAGCTGATCCAGCTGCGCCACCGCGCGGGAGAGCACCACATCGGCGAGGGGTAGTTCGCCGACGCACTCCTCCGCCCGGGCTCGCACCACCCGAACCCGGGAGCCCAGATCGAGGGCCCCGACCACCTCGGTCAGGAACGCCGTCCGGCGCGCCATAGAATCGACAAGCGTCACTGTCAAATCGGGTCGGGCGACCGCCAGCACCAGGCCGGGTAGCCCGGCGCCCGTACCGACATCGAGGACGGTGGCTCCGCCCGGCACCCGCTCCGCGACCGCGGCGCAGTTGAGCAGGTGGCGCTGCCAGAGTCGGGGCGCCTCCCGCGGCCCGATCAACCCTCGCAGTACGCCGTCGGTCGCCAGTAGCCAGGCGTACTGCTCGGCCAGCGGCAACTGCGCGCCGAAGAGCGCCTCGGCGGCGGCCCGCTCCGAGCCGGTCAGCTCGACGGCCAGCTCATCCTCGGCTCCGTTGGTCGGGGTGGCCGCCGACGGCGAAGCGTCGGCGGCTCCCGGCTGCTGATCAGAAGCGGTCATCGGGTACCGCAGATCACTCCGCGCGGACCACGATCCGGCGGTTCGGCTCTTCGCCCTGCGACTCGCTCGCGACGCCATCGGTCGCGTTGATCACGTCGTGGACACACTTGCGTTCGAACGCCGACATCGGTTCCAGCCGCACCGGCTGGCCGTGCTCGTGAACCCGTTCGATGGCGTTACGGGCCACCGCAGCGAGTTCGTTGCGCCGACTGTTGCGGTAGCCACCGATGTCCAGCATCAGTCGACTCGGCTCACCGGTACGCCGGTACACCGCCAGGCGCGCCAGGTCCTGGAGCGCCTCCAGGGTGGCCCCGCGCTGGCCGACCAGGGTCTGCAACTGGCCGCCGACGACCTCGACCATCGGGCGCCCGTTCGCGACCAGCTCATCAATGTCCCCGTCGAGGTCCAGCACGTCCAGCAGGCCCTCGACGTAGTCCGCGGCTATCTCGCTCTGCGCGAAAAGTTCGTCCTCGCTGGCGGGCTCCGGCTCGCCGGGCTCCTCGTCCTCCTCGGTCGCCGCAGCCGCCGCTGCCTCCTCCGCCGACGGCGGGACCGGCTCGGTCTCGTCGGGGCGCGAGTCGTCCACCGAGCGAGCGGTCATGTCAGTCAATGTATCTCTCCGTCACCGGTAAGCGGCCCACCTGCGGGCCGGTGGTTCAGTTGCGGTCGGGCGCTCGGGGGCGTCGCGACCACGGGCGCGCACCTCGATCAGCCAGAGTTCGGCGTCGA carries:
- the rsmG gene encoding 16S rRNA (guanine(527)-N(7))-methyltransferase RsmG, producing MTASDQQPGAADASPSAATPTNGAEDELAVELTGSERAAAEALFGAQLPLAEQYAWLLATDGVLRGLIGPREAPRLWQRHLLNCAAVAERVPGGATVLDVGTGAGLPGLVLAVARPDLTVTLVDSMARRTAFLTEVVGALDLGSRVRVVRARAEECVGELPLADVVLSRAVAQLDQLAAWCLPLTAVGGVVVAMKGDSAESELETHREAVRGHGGGPPAIHRCGEGLLTQPATVVEFVRERVVTTVPSGPRRGRAESATQARVKGGEGRGRGAARRRPLR
- a CDS encoding protein jag; this translates as MTARSVDDSRPDETEPVPPSAEEAAAAAATEEDEEPGEPEPASEDELFAQSEIAADYVEGLLDVLDLDGDIDELVANGRPMVEVVGGQLQTLVGQRGATLEALQDLARLAVYRRTGEPSRLMLDIGGYRNSRRNELAAVARNAIERVHEHGQPVRLEPMSAFERKCVHDVINATDGVASESQGEEPNRRIVVRAE